In a single window of the Terriglobia bacterium genome:
- a CDS encoding O-antigen ligase family protein — MSGKIDSVPALPAGSLICYFVAAVVFGCSLALIGSTAQWSLLLVGVIAYLLFAALSVKEPLIFVVTFLVVLEIFPPFFFAQTGDTPVFLSFLLLPVGGAIVVSRLRDLNFGGDSFSGGLAAFLVAIALSIPFAWWLSGARAGAGSVLHWLLLSQMAFIYYLIRGGANEEETRCERWAFRLLLAGALLSAAYGIVDFVWPVPFAHPAADQFIWLGSMILRRAQGVFYESSNFANFCGFFLVITSAALLAQKERLLGIRRPVLIASVVVLSLAVLVAFSRSTWAGVLVALLVFASITGNVKVRRGAILGVVLAVPLFLLWKLSPELWMYLLDARVGKLAEIFVSPDVVTSGRFDTWSHVLAIMTEHPHYLVFGVGYKTLTITRLFHGEIIVDNGYLSLLLETGFVGLAGFLYFSAAIMKRFLELARAADQAVAFWSAVLFSIWCGLLVQLLAVDAYTFWRNMVVFAALAAFTLNRAARTGSQNDNRGLDSRTSFSAESFR; from the coding sequence ATGAGTGGAAAGATCGACTCTGTCCCGGCGCTTCCCGCTGGCAGCCTGATCTGTTATTTTGTGGCCGCCGTCGTTTTTGGATGCTCGCTCGCGCTCATTGGCTCTACGGCGCAATGGTCGCTGCTGCTGGTGGGGGTTATTGCCTATTTGTTGTTTGCGGCCCTCTCTGTTAAAGAACCTCTGATCTTTGTCGTGACGTTTCTGGTGGTGTTGGAGATATTTCCGCCTTTCTTCTTTGCCCAAACAGGCGATACGCCCGTTTTCCTCTCATTTCTCCTCCTGCCCGTCGGAGGTGCAATCGTCGTCTCGCGACTTCGAGATCTTAACTTCGGCGGCGACTCATTTTCGGGCGGACTGGCGGCCTTCCTTGTGGCGATTGCATTGTCCATTCCATTTGCATGGTGGCTCTCGGGTGCGCGGGCCGGCGCCGGCAGCGTTTTGCACTGGCTGCTGCTGTCGCAAATGGCATTCATTTACTATCTGATTCGCGGAGGCGCTAACGAGGAAGAAACTCGTTGTGAGCGATGGGCCTTCCGGTTGCTTTTGGCGGGTGCATTGTTGTCAGCCGCCTATGGCATTGTTGACTTCGTCTGGCCCGTTCCTTTTGCCCACCCGGCTGCGGACCAGTTCATCTGGCTTGGAAGCATGATCCTGCGCCGGGCCCAGGGCGTGTTCTACGAGTCCTCGAATTTTGCGAACTTCTGCGGCTTTTTCCTGGTCATAACCTCTGCGGCGTTACTGGCCCAAAAAGAGCGGCTGCTGGGCATTCGGCGACCGGTGCTGATTGCTTCGGTGGTGGTCCTCAGCCTGGCTGTTCTGGTGGCGTTTTCGCGGAGTACGTGGGCGGGCGTCCTGGTCGCGCTTCTTGTCTTCGCTTCGATCACAGGAAACGTCAAGGTCCGGCGGGGAGCAATATTAGGGGTGGTCCTTGCAGTTCCGCTGTTCCTGCTCTGGAAGCTTTCGCCCGAGCTATGGATGTATCTGCTCGACGCAAGGGTTGGGAAGCTTGCCGAAATTTTCGTCAGCCCTGACGTAGTCACCAGCGGCAGGTTCGACACCTGGAGTCACGTGCTGGCCATCATGACTGAACACCCCCACTATCTGGTATTTGGGGTTGGCTACAAGACGCTTACCATCACCCGGCTGTTCCATGGAGAGATTATCGTTGATAACGGCTATCTCAGCCTTCTACTGGAAACGGGCTTCGTGGGTCTCGCGGGCTTCCTGTATTTTTCCGCAGCAATCATGAAGAGATTTCTGGAACTCGCGCGCGCCGCGGACCAGGCAGTTGCGTTCTGGTCAGCAGTGCTGTTTTCCATCTGGTGCGGACTGCTGGTTCAACTGCTTGCCGTGGATGCCTACACTTTCTGGCGCAACATGGTGGTCTTTGCAGCTCTTGCGGCCTTTACGCTGAACCGCGCGGCAAGGACGGGCTCACAGAATGACAATCGTGGATTGGATTCTCGGACGAGTTTTTCTGCCGAGAGCTTCAGATGA